The window AGACTGATAGAGCCATTTGCCGCTTACGGGTTTAATAAAGCGCATGCCGCAAGTTATGGAAGAGTAGCTTATCAGACAGCCTATATGAAGGCAAACTTCCCTGCTGAATATATGACAGCCGTACTTACCGCTGAATCAGGAGACACTGAAAAAATCGCTGAAATAATAAATGAATGTAAAAAAATGGACATTCCGGTATTACCGCCTGATGTTAATGAAAGTTTCGGCAAATTTACCGTTATAAAAGGAAAAGATGCCAATAAGCCTGCTATCGATTATGCTCATAATGAAATCAATGTTAAACAAGATACATCACTAAGACAAGATCAAATTCGCTTTGGATTATATACAATAAAAAACTTAGGCGCGGAAATAGCTGAAGCGATAATAGAAGAAAGAAAAAAGAATGGAAAATTTAATTCATTTTCTGATTTCCTTGAAAGAGTCCGTCATAAAAATCTAAACAAAAAATCACTAGAAAGTCTTATAAAAGCCGGCGCCATGGATTCATTAGGCGAAAGAGGGCAACTTATAAATAATATAGAAGAAGCGCTTCTATACAATAAAGAAATAACAAAATCAGCGGGACAAAATCAAAACTCACTTTTCGGCTTGATGGAAGACCAGACAAGCATACCGGCATTTACTCTAAAAGAAAGTCCAAGTATGCCTCCGGAAGAAAAACTTTCTTGGGAAAAAGATTTACTCGGACTATATATATCAGGACACCCTCTTGATAAATTCAAAGAGAGATTTAAAGAAAAAAATATCTCAATAAAAAATACAAAAGAACTGATGAATGGCATTTCAACTGTTGTTGCCGGCATAGCGGAGTCGATAAAATTAATAACAACGAAAAAAGACGAACAAATGTGCTTTATGAAAATAGCTGATCTTTCTGATAATATTGAAATTGTGGTATTCCCGAAAAAATTCACTGACCATAAAGATTTGCTAACAATGGATAAAATACTCGCCATAGAAGGGACTATATCAAGACGAAACGGAAGCGTCTCAATCTTGGCAGAAAAGATAAAAGAACTTAAATAAAGAGTCATTTTTAATTTCAGTAAATTATGCTAATATTCTATTTATGGAAAAAGATTCTAAAAATATAGAAAAAACAAGGCATTCCCTTGCCCACATTTTAGCCTTAATGGTAAAAGGAAGATGGAGCGACACAAAGCTCGGAATGGGACCTGCTATAGAAAATGGATTTTATTATGATTTTGAATTTCAAAATCATACCCCTTCTTCGGAAGACTTATCTAAACTTGAAGACGATATGAAGAGCCTGATAAAGCAGGACATCCAATTCACACGCGAAGAAATCTCTATAGAAGAAGCCAAAAAAATCTTTAAAAGCGAGCCGTATAAGCTTGAGCTAATAAAAGAACTGGAGCAAAAAAGCGACACTGTATCCATCTACAGAAGCGGCGATCTCATAGATCTCTGTCAAGGTCCTCATATAGAATCAACAAAAGAAATAAATCCGGAAGCATTTCGTCTAACAAAAATTGCGGGAGCATATTGGAAAGGAGATGAAAATAATCAAATGCTGACAAGAATCTACGGTGTAGCCTTTGAGACAAAAAAAGAACTGGATGATTATTTAAAAAATATAGAGGAAGCTGAAAAAAGAGATCATCGCAAATTAGGGAAAGAACTTGATCTGTTTACATTTTCTAATCTTGTCGGCTCCGGATTGCCTCTCTTTACGCCAAAAGGAACTCTTTTGCGCGATCTGATAGGAAATAAAATATACGAAATACAATCAAAATTTGATTATAAAAAAGTGTGGATTCCTCATATTGCGAAAAAGGAACTATATGAGATTTCCGGACACTGGGCAAAATACAAAGACAGTCTCTTTCATGTAAAAGGAAAGTCAGACACAGAATTTGTAATGAAGCCGATGAACTGTCCGCACCATACTCAAATCTACGCTTCTACTCCAAAGAGTTACCGCGACTTACCTATACGCTTTGTAGAGATCACCACTAATTACCGAGACGAACAGCCCGGGGAGCTCTTAGGACTTTCACGAGTAAGATCACTGACTCAGGACGATGGGCATATTTTCTGCTCCTTAGAACAAGTTGAAGAAGAAGTAAAAAATATAATCCACATAATAAGAGAATTCTATACACTGCTTGGAATGTTTGATAAGAAAGATTACTGGGTCTCGCTTTCAGTAAGAGATTCTAAAACACCGGAAAACTATATTGGAGATGAAAAACATTGGGATGAAGCTGAAAAGATTCTTGAAAAAGTAGCTAAAAGCGAAGACCTAAATTACAAAAAAATTGAAGGCGAAGCGGCTTTCTACGGGCCGAAACTTGATTTTATGTTCAAAGATTCTCTTGGACGAGAATGGCAGTTAGCCACTATCCAAGTGGACTTCTCTATGCCAGAACGCTTTGAGCTAAAATACACAGACAAAGACGGAACGATAAAAACTCCGGTTATGATACACAGAGCCATTGCCGGATCTTTAGAACGTTTCTTGTCAGTCATAATTGAACACTTTGCCGGAGAATTTCCTCTATGGCTTTCTCCTGTGCAAGCAATGATTATACCGGTATCAGAAAAATTCAATGATTACGGCGACACAATTCTAGATAAATTAAAAGAAAACAATATCAGGGTAGAAATTGATACATCAAATGACACTCTTGGAAAAAGAATCAGAACGGCTGAAATAAAAAAAATACCTTACATAATCGTTGTTGGCGGAAAAGAAGAAGAGAATAAGACAATATCAGTCCGCTCAAAAGAAAAAGGAGATGAAGGCGCTATTGAAGTTGATAAATTTATAGATACTATTACAAAAGAAATTACAAAAAAATAGCCCTAACCAAGAAGAGTGCGGGCCTTTTAGTGGTGAAATATTAAAAAGGCTGGCGCTCTTCTTTGGTTAGGGCGGAGGCAGGTCACTAGATGACCCATTATTATTATAAACTACAGCAGTATCATTGTCAAATTACACATCCAAATTTGCCGCTTTAGCGTGAGTCTGGATGAAAATTTTCCTGGGTTCTACAAGCTTTCCCATCAATACATCAAATATCTTATCAGCGGCCACAGCATCTTCAATTGTTACATTTCTCAATGTTCTGGTCTCTGGATCCATTGTCGTATCCCACAATTGAGCAGGATTCATCTCCCCAAGACCCTTATAACGCTGGATTGTTACTCCTTCTTTCATCTCATCTACTATTTTA is drawn from Patescibacteria group bacterium and contains these coding sequences:
- the thrS gene encoding threonine--tRNA ligase; this translates as MEKDSKNIEKTRHSLAHILALMVKGRWSDTKLGMGPAIENGFYYDFEFQNHTPSSEDLSKLEDDMKSLIKQDIQFTREEISIEEAKKIFKSEPYKLELIKELEQKSDTVSIYRSGDLIDLCQGPHIESTKEINPEAFRLTKIAGAYWKGDENNQMLTRIYGVAFETKKELDDYLKNIEEAEKRDHRKLGKELDLFTFSNLVGSGLPLFTPKGTLLRDLIGNKIYEIQSKFDYKKVWIPHIAKKELYEISGHWAKYKDSLFHVKGKSDTEFVMKPMNCPHHTQIYASTPKSYRDLPIRFVEITTNYRDEQPGELLGLSRVRSLTQDDGHIFCSLEQVEEEVKNIIHIIREFYTLLGMFDKKDYWVSLSVRDSKTPENYIGDEKHWDEAEKILEKVAKSEDLNYKKIEGEAAFYGPKLDFMFKDSLGREWQLATIQVDFSMPERFELKYTDKDGTIKTPVMIHRAIAGSLERFLSVIIEHFAGEFPLWLSPVQAMIIPVSEKFNDYGDTILDKLKENNIRVEIDTSNDTLGKRIRTAEIKKIPYIIVVGGKEEENKTISVRSKEKGDEGAIEVDKFIDTITKEITKK